The following are from one region of the Silene latifolia isolate original U9 population chromosome 9, ASM4854445v1, whole genome shotgun sequence genome:
- the LOC141602699 gene encoding mechanosensitive ion channel protein 6-like, with product MTSPGHSRYGQSHDDVIVKIDSGDDDEGTDISTHSRHLSDSNPNVESRSTQANTNSTTSTTTKNSNDDVGDSTVWRRGSSGEFSFPRPNDDGIKDTNVAETQPETNEVKLDVNLDIIEEQHQHHDNPRQSGLPPLPVDSSLSPNQSDIHSNDYGSSRKTTIIHGSDNHYGHNNNHHNHEGSKENRVSFQESYYSDKLRRRPSIYSTIEGESSSSSRDSSMTCDDDEHKDHSGEVIKRTNTNMASTRSFRGIPGISRAKSRLMDPPATPLDQRSGGITRSGPMTKSGLLGKASMVDDDEDDPFCDDDFPDEFKSGKISLLVVVEWVSLVMIGGALICSLVIPVLREKRLWNLKLWKWEVLVLVLICGRLVSDWGIRVLVFFIERNFLLRKRLLYFVYGLKKAVQTVIWLGLVLLTWHFLFDEKVEKRAQSLPIKLVTKLLLICEVGATLWLLKTLLVKFCASSFHVKAFFDRIQGSLFNQFVIETLSAPPIFELNQTQEEEDRATLAELQSMQSAGINVPQDLQSVILPRDNSGGTACKSPVGQSNRHSDHQSKKLDEGITLDRLHKLNQKNVSAWNMKRLMKIIRYGGLTTLDEHLADNATHHEDDHAVQIRSEVEAKAAARKIFRNVAKPGSRHIYLEDIMRFMKEDEAVRTMGLFEGAIETDRINKRALKSWLVNAFRERRALALTLSDTKSVVNKLHKMMNVLVSVIIIIIAIIWLNIISTESVLFLSSQVVVVAFVFGNSCKNVFESIIFLFVVHPFDVGDRCEIEGVQMVVEEINILTTVFLRYDNTKIVFPNYILLTKPIGNFYRSPDMGDAVELCFHISTPPEKIAVIRKRILTYIEHKREHWYPTPLIILKDAESLNILRIAVWLQHKMNHQDMGERYIRRALLVEECVKILREMDIEYRVYPINVNVTSIPPLNYAQSPSPIRSNAFISSDADRR from the exons ATGACCTCTCCTGGTCATAGTCGTTATGGTCAGAGCCATGACGACGTTATTGTCAAAATTGACTctggtgacgatgatgaaggcACCGATATCAGTACGCATTCTCGTCATTTGAG CGATAGCAACCCCAACGTTGAGAGTAGGTCCACTCAGGCGAACACCAACAGCACCACCAGTACTACCACGAAGAACAGCAACGATGACGTTGGAGATAGCACCGTTTGGCGACGAGGGTCCTCAGGGGAGTTTTCGTTTCCTAGACCAAACGACGATGGGATCAAAGACACAAACGTAGCCGAGACCCAACCTGAGACTAATGAAGTAAAACTGGACGTGAATTTGGACATCATTGAAGAACAACATCAACATCACGATAATCCACGCCAATCAGGTCTACCACCATTGCCCGTAGATTCGAGCTTGAGTCCAAACCAAAGTGACATTCACAGTAATGATTATGGTAGCAGTCGTAAGACCACCATTATTCATGGTAGCGACAATCATTACGGTCATAATAATAATCACCACAATCACGAGGGATCGAAAGAAAACCGAGTTTCTTTCCAAGAATCATACTACTCGGATAAACTACGGCGACGTCCATCCATTTATAGTACAATTGAGGGTGAATCTTCATCATCCTCGCGTGATTCGTCAatgacatgtgatgatgatgaACATAAAGATCATAGTGGAGAGGTTATAAAACGTACTAATACTAACATGGCTTCAACTCGTTCTTTTAGAGGAATTCCGGGTATTTCACGCGCAAAATCAAGGTTAATGGATCCACCAGCCACACCATTAGACCAGCGGTCTGGCGGGATTACGAGGTCTGGTCCGATGACCAAGTCAGGTTTACTTGGGAAGGCGTCTATGgttgatgacgatgaagatgaccCTTTTTGCGACGATGATTTTCCCGATGAATTTAAGAGTGGAAAAATTAGTCTATTGGTTGTTGTTGAATGGGTTAGTCTTGTTATGATCGGCGGGGCATTAATTTGCAGCTTAGTAATTCCTGTTTTAAGGGAAAAGAGGCTATGGAATTTGAAGTTATGGAAATGGGaagttcttgttcttgttctaaTTTGTGGGCGTTTAGTTTCGGATTGGGGGATTCGGGTTCTAGTCTTCTTCATCGAAAGAAACTTTCTGCTGCGAAAGCGACTTTTATATTTTGTTTACGGGTTGAAAAAAGCGGTCCAAACTGTGATTTGGTTAGGACTTGTGCTCCTAACTTGGCATTTTTTGTTTGATGAGAAAGTTGAGAAAAGGGCTCAAAGTCTACCCATTAAACTTGTGACTAAACTTCTGCTTATATGTGAAGTTGGTGCTACTTTATGGCTATTAAAGACCTTGCTAGTTAAATTTTGTGCATCAAGTTTTCATGTCAAGGCATTTTTCGATAGAATCCAAGGGTCGTTATTTAACCAATTTGTTATTGAGACGCTTTCGGCCCCACCTATATTTGAATTGAACCAAactcaagaagaggaagacaGGGCAACTTTAGCCGAGTTACAGTCGATGCAGAGTGCCGGGATTAATGTACCTCAAGACCTCCAATCGGTCATTTTACCACGAGATAATAGTGGGGGAACAGCTTGTAAGAGCCCCGTAGGACAAAGTAATAGGCACTCGGATCATCAGTCAAAGAAACTTGATGAGGGTATAACACTAGATCGCCTTCATAAACTTAATCAAAAGAATGTTTCTGCTTGGAATATGAAGAGATTAATGAAGATTATTCGATATGGCGGCTTGACTACTTTGGATGAGCATCTTGCTGACAATGCTACTCATCATGAAGACGACCATGCCGTTCAAATCAGGAGTGAAGTCGAGGCTAAGGCTGCTGCTAGGAAAATATTTCGGAATGTTGCTAAACCTGGATCCAG GCACATTTATTTGGAAGATATTATGCGTTTTATGAAAGAAGATGAGGCTGTAAGGACAATGGGTCTGTTTGAAGGAGCTATTGAAACTGACAGAATCAACAAGAGAGCATTGAAAAGTTGGCTG GTGAATGCATTCCGAGAAAGAAGAGCCCTTGCGTTGACTTTGAGCGACACCAAATCAGTAGTTAACAAGCTTCACAAGATGATGAATGTCCTTGTTAGTGTCATAATAATTATAATTGCGATCATCTGGCTGAATATTATTAGTACAGAGTCTGTACTATTTCTAAGCTCTCAGGTGGTTGTTGTCGCCTTTGTTTTTGGAAATTCTTGCAAGAACGTGTTTGAGTCCATCATCTTCTTATTCGTTGTTCATCCCTTTGATGTTGGTGATCGCTGCGAAATTGAAGGAGTTCAG ATGGTAGTGGAGGAGATTAACATTCTGACCACAGTATTTCTAAGATACGATAACACCAAGATCGTGTTTCCTAATTATATTCTTCTAACCAAGCCTATCGGTAACTTTTACCGTAGTCCAGATATGGGCGATGCAGTTGAATTGTGTTTTCACATTTCAACTCCTCCTGAGAAAATTGCTGTTATCCGGAAGCGAATTTTGAC TTACATAGAACACAAAAGGGAGCATTGGTATCCAACACCATTGATAATACTGAAAGATGCGGAAAGTTTGAATATATTGAGGATCGCGGTGTGGCTACAACACAAGATGAATCACCAGGACATGGGAGAAAGGTATATAAGGAGGGCACTTTTGGTAGAAGAATGCGTCAAAATATTGAGGGAAATGGACATAGAGTATCGAGTTTATCCCATTAATGTTAATGTTACTTCTATCCCACCTCTTAATTATGCTCAATCTCCTTCTCCTATTAGAAGTAATGCTTTTATTTCTAGTGATGCCGATAGAAGAtag